Part of the Zingiber officinale cultivar Zhangliang chromosome 6A, Zo_v1.1, whole genome shotgun sequence genome, GGTAGAGGGAGGGaagtcacaggatctatccacgcagcaaataaataatatttattatgatgttgtaggTAGAAGGACAAAGAGCTTCTCCCTCTACAGCCTTGGCTCCTAGGCTAAGGTGATATTTAATCGCTTAAGGATTCTTAGGGGTTATGCTAGTTCTTCttattcttattcttcttctaaggttgagtcattaagaaaagaaaattaagaattGAAGACTCAAATGACTACGATGGATCAGAAGTGGGAAGAGAGGTGGGCTGCTCAGGAGTAGACATTGGCCCAAATGCGAGCAGTCATTACTAGATGGGACCAGTCATAGCAACCCCAGTCATAGCATAGtattgagtcacaggagactcgaAACCCATTAGACATtgctgatgattagatttttctGAGGTATGTTCAACTACAACTtgatttgttttaaatttatcatacaataattaagtaaaatatatttattctatttggatattattagatatttatcttaattaaattatattatattttttttcagaaatttgtattgatacattcaccatcaTCACCATCATTAGATATCTAAAATATAATCCAGGTACTTTTTGTACATGCAAAAgtatttatatattataattttgagTTATATATTATATTTGCATCGATTCATTTTGATCATAATCTCTTGTATTTGACTTTTAtaggattatatttggatatatgtgtAGAAGATGTATCACGCtaagtattttggatattttgtatttgtcttTTACTTGTCATTTACTTTTGGATAGTTATGATTATGAGTATTTTGTATTTGGATAGTTATGCTTATATTTTGTACTGAATTTTAGAGATTTGAACAGTTATGGTTGTGCTTTGTATTGAATTTTGGATAGTTTGATTGTTTGTATGTTGTGAGTATATTGTATATGTGAGTATGTTGTATGGATTGTGATTTATGTGTAGATTGTTGGTGTTGTCATcatttgtgatgatttttattgATATGAAAATTGTATACAGGATACGTTTAAATAAGAGGgggttttttaaaaattttattaaattttactgACGAAAATCACGATTCCATCGGCAAAATATCGAATTGCACAgtaaatttttgatataataCCGACTGAATTAACGATTCAGTCGGTAATTTTACCGACTGAATTTGATTCAGTCAATAAATTCCATTACCCATCGTTTGCTCTATGCCGACAAGACAATTGTTCTATCGTTATAATTTATTGACGGAATATAAATTTCTGTCGGTGAATACCAACTGAATATATATCATTTCCATCGGTGGATTATATTTTCGACGCAATTACTTTCAATATCacaatttacctcctccgtattgaccttGGGATGGGTTTAcggaggcgctgggggcgagcgtattcaccttttgccacactAGCTCGTGATTACCTAATCTTTGTGCTTCTAAAATACTCATAATTAAGCCCTATCTTGTTCCGTATCTCATCTTTGATGTACAAAAGCTTCAAAATAAATGATGAGTTGATAAACTTTTAATCAAGGGGAAGGTTATGTTGTTTATATATGGATTAACAGatgattaataaataaaattaagttgctgtcaattcaatttttaaaaccaTCTTTCTCCatagatttttttataattttttttcaattatatctttttcaaaataaatattttccctCTGAAAGTCCATTTGCAATTATTAATATAATTgcgaataactttttaaaaaatgagAATTTGGGAAAGTGAAAGCCTTGCTACTGAATAATTTCTCTATAACCAATCAGGCATtcttaaatacataaataatgCTGTACACAAAACAAATCTATATGGGAGATAAAGTATTAATCTTATTTTCTAATTAAGTagaaacttgaaaaaaaaaatagtgaaaaataAAAGACTTATCGAATGCATTTTAATTTTCTCAATTACTATAAGCAAATAAGCATCATACATAGAAGAGATgattcataaataaaatatatacagtCGAATTAGAAACTCTTCCTTTGTATTTCAATGCTTCCCACGACTACTTCTCTTTGCAGGGATAATTCGTATTCTCTTGGCCACCCTTACGAAATCACTAAAAGAAACCATAATTTCACCATTTACCAAATCAAATCTTCGATTGATATAAAGATATATTTAACAAAATGAGAATTAACGACTCACTTCCATTGAAGATCCCCGACAAGGAGAAGGTCATCCTCCATGTCCTCATATGCCACCACATGGCCAGGGACTGCGTTGGAGAGGTCAAGCCGCCCTTCCTTCTCTTCGTGCCCATGGCCGTAGCTCTCGTTCACGTCCACGACGAACATACGGTGCAAAGCCTCGGCCAAGCTCTCGTAACCCGAGTGTTCGTGTAGGCGAATGCGGTGGCAGATGCATCGCCCCTCGAGGACGACAGTCACCGGGGGGACGATCTTCGAGGCGACAtcgtcggcggcggcggcggccgatAAGCTCAGTTGCGCATCATGCATGCTGTGCCCCTCGTGCCTGCTCATTGCCTTAGTTAGTTAATTAGCTAGCTCTCGCGGTGAGAACGAATTATTTGGACGAAACTGATAGTGCAACTCAAGGAGCAGCGTGAGAGCTGCGAGAGAGAGGGAGATGAGGTAGAGGAAAGTGAAGGGGGGCTGAGATTGAGGAGGCTAAGGGGTGATGCCACATGTCAAGGCTTTAAAGAAGCGAACAGGGGGGGCATTGGCATGGTGTGAGAAGGAAAGGTAAATGTGTTGTGTGTTGACGTTTGATGTTGCTTTTTTGATGGGCAATAATTAATGAGGCCGGAAAGAGGCTGAATGATTTTGGAGGTGAAGAATGATTTCGCACCTCATATGCTTCTGGAAAAATCCAAATTGTAATATCGTGGCATGAAGAGGTATACGTTCGTCTCTAATGTCCACATTAATTTATCCTAAGGCCGGctattaatttttagaataataattaataaataaagaaGATACAGACCTGATAAATTCATCCGAAGGGATGAGAGAGTTATTTTATCTGGTTGAAAATAAACCCTGCGAAAATGGTTTTTATGTTGCAAATCTGCATCCGACAGAGTACGTACCTACTCGATTAGGTCTGCTGCAAGTTGCTATGCGCTGGTGGGGTACTGCACAGTGCCCAAAGGACTTTTCCTTTGGAAGGTCTTGCAAGATGGTACTCTCTGACAGGAGGGGATTAACACAAAAGGAAAGAGATGTCGGTGAACAAAGTACCGGATGAAAAGAATTTTGTATCGGCGATAGGTAATAAAATTGTAATATGTCGCTCCGGGATAATTAATTAAGCAGTGATAGGGcgtccttttattttattttatttttattttttttaaataaatgagCGGTTGCTTGACCCATCATTCTCATAATTAATCAAATCTGATAttaactataaaaaaaattataatatgtaATGAAGATTTGTTATGATGCATCTTtcgtatgtttttttttttctattttgataattaattatgaagaTAGACGACGCGAGCATGAAGAAGTAGTAGGTGAGTTTAGAGAAAGGTAGTTCAAAATGTGTTAAGTAAGACATGATAAAAGGTGATAATTTGAATTCTTCTCAATAGAATAGAATGCTCAAATTAAAGGTgtaattaaatatctatagggGGTATTTAGAAGGCTTAACGAGGCCGTTAGTGACGTTGAAGTAGCGCAGCGTTTTGGCCCAGCGAGTTGCGTCCTTGAGCTTGTGCACCGCCAGGGTATCGGGAATGAAGTCGTGGCGAAACCATTCAAATGGCTCCTCCGGAAAGTCGTACATTCTCGGCTTCACGTCGATCTTGTTTTTTCCCCGTCCACCGGCCTCGAGCCACTTGGCCGTGACGACGTCCTCGGGTCCAGCCGTGTGGTTCCGAACCATCTCTGACCTCGAGATCCATTCCACCATGTCCCACGATAATATATAGCCCATTCCCGACATGAACTCGACCGTTTCCACATGTGGGACTAAAAGTCCTAAGTACACCTGTTCATATTGAAGATATATGCCATTAAGTAAGCCTTTTAATTAGaaagtaaataaaatattattatttcatcgatcaaatacaaaaaaaaatgccTAATTATTCCTATGATTTATTTCAATTTCGCccataaaaaaaaagaattatagaTACCTCTTCCTTGGGTGCTTTGATGAGTGTTTGGATCAAGTTATCGAGTCGAAAGTAAGTGTCATCGTCGGTCTTCACCACGTAGTCGTACTTACCCTTGCCAAACATAGAGGGAAGGCTAGAGAAATAGGTGTACATCTTTCCCTCGTTCATGTTCTCGGTGCAATTGAGGATGATGATATCGTTGAACACCATAATTTCCATCGCCACTAGCACCCGCTCCTCCTCTGTGCTCAAATTGCAAAATACAAATCGAACATCGACGGAATTACCTTCGTTGATGTTCGAGTGTTGGAGAAGGTAGGCATTGCGGACTATGCTACGCCGCTCGTAGGCATTAGGTACGGTGATGACACTGAGGAGCACATGAACATTAGGGAGTAACGGTACAAAGGATATTGTATCGACTAACTCAAAGGATATTGTGTGAAAGTCCTTGAGATGGATGGCAAGGtaaaaaatgaagaaaatgacTAGACCAGAGATGAGCTTCCCCTTCATGGTTGATTCTAAGAAATGCCaatgaagaaaaaggaaaattagtaatataaataaaatcaatttcaacggtcttaaatttttattaaattattattttatttaattatatggtATTAATAGTATTCTAAAATAATCAATTTCTTGGGTCTACTCATTTCTTTAAATATTGGTAATTATTAAttgtaaatattttataaataaacatattactTACTATAATCGCTTTAATACGGTGCAAAATAAATATaacatatttaatttaatttttgataaaaaaatcttattcagcattttagaattttgaattccaATATGATTAATTTCACAATATTCTTATTATTTCTCCTAGTACGGTgtcttaaaaaattttataattcaaatatatttttatttataattaattaactacAATAATAATTTGAATACATTCAGGTCTTGAGTTAACCATGAACCTTTATAAACATTTTTTAATCCTATGatattaatataaattttaattataattttatcattttattgtACACCTACTCATGGGCAACCTATGGACAcctattattatttttctaaaaaaatgagaattaaaaatcaaatttggaCAAAATAAATATCATCGGGTGTCCCTGGGTTGTTATAGATGGACAGGATATTacagatttatatttttaaaggatgtcttaattttttaacaaaaagtaACTATTTATTTATTAGTCAAAAATAACATGAATTTGTTATAGTAATTGGAATATTCTGATTTAAAAAATAGAGTTTTTAGAATATAcagaaaaaaattgattttaattatattaaactATTTAGGTGCAGAATCTCTTGATattcaaatatattttaataattaatagaaTAGATAGATGGATTGGTGCAATTTTATTCGTTTCTTGTTatgaaaaaattaagttttatttaaaaAGTTAATTAGATGATTTAGTTAAGttgtttatgattattataaCACATGTGAGACAAAGTTCTTCGTCTTTCCTTTTCATTTCGAATATcacttgtgtttttttttttttgtaaatttgaaaagaaattaatatatatattttttgcttAATTGCtttgttaaaaaaataagaaaaaaacatttaaaattctatttttgctaAACACAAATGAGGGATacaaaaactttctttttttaaaaaaatatttttcttataaagCAGTCCTTCATAGTGCCTATCAATTGTAATACATTGGAAGAGATCCAAAAGAAAATAaggtgttttttaaaaaaaattaagttacatTTTTATTCTATTTAATATGATAATTGTGAAAGAGACCAAATCTAACTATAAAGAAttagcattttaaatttatttgtattaATTTTTTACTTTAAATCTGACTCAAAATCAACTAAAAAAAGAGAAATTgtagttttttattaaaaaaataaaaaaataaaaaaaatgcaaaatctAAGTTTTTTTAATGGAAAATGTATtgtagtttttaatgaatattaaagTGACAAATTATACCCTTTGAGAAAGAAccattctttattttaaaaatatctttattcaAATATTATTTTAGCAGCCACAAAATAATTTCTgtattttgtaaaaataaatcaatttaactCAATCAAAAAAGAGAAAATCAATATATAGtacttttatatataaaaaaaatcttataaatttgattaaaattatttaaatttaattacaattattttaaaataatcaaaattattatagtaGTTATTTAGTGTCTTTTGCAATAATGTAAAAGTAAGTTAATGATTACTACAGTAGTGTAGCAATCATTAACAGTTTCTACAACTTATAACATTGTTTAACTATTAtagtaattattaatta contains:
- the LOC121994298 gene encoding auxin-responsive protein IAA33-like, which translates into the protein MSRHEGHSMHDAQLSLSAAAAADDVASKIVPPVTVVLEGRCICHRIRLHEHSGYESLAEALHRMFVVDVNESYGHGHEEKEGRLDLSNAVPGHVVAYEDMEDDLLLVGDLQWNDFVRVAKRIRIIPAKRSSRGKH
- the LOC121995133 gene encoding beta-1,3-galactosyltransferase pvg3-like, translated to MKGKLISGLVIFFIFYLAIHLKDFHTISFELVDTISFVPLLPNVHVLLSVITVPNAYERRSIVRNAYLLQHSNINEGNSVDVRFVFCNLSTEEERVLVAMEIMVFNDIIILNCTENMNEGKMYTYFSSLPSMFGKGKYDYVVKTDDDTYFRLDNLIQTLIKAPKEEVYLGLLVPHVETVEFMSGMGYILSWDMVEWISRSEMVRNHTAGPEDVVTAKWLEAGGRGKNKIDVKPRMYDFPEEPFEWFRHDFIPDTLAVHKLKDATRWAKTLRYFNVTNGLVKPSKYPL